One window of the Harpia harpyja isolate bHarHar1 unplaced genomic scaffold, bHarHar1 primary haplotype URTXT_28telo, whole genome shotgun sequence genome contains the following:
- the LOC128138201 gene encoding LOW QUALITY PROTEIN: apoptosis regulator BAX-like (The sequence of the model RefSeq protein was modified relative to this genomic sequence to represent the inferred CDS: deleted 1 base in 1 codon), whose amino-acid sequence MAAAAAAQRGGGGGGGGGGEGGGGSGGREPDPPPGGGGASSDQIMRTGAILLRGFIRDRVERCGDAQAVALSQAELGGPQPCSPDTKHLSECLRRIGDELDSNTELQRMIEQVGCHAPKELFFRVAAEMFADGTFNWGRVVALFYFACKLVLKALCTKVPELVRTILGWTMEYMRDHVLAWIQAQGGWEGLLSYFGTPTWQTITIFAAGVLTASLTIWKMS is encoded by the exons atggcggcagcggcggcggcccagcggggcggcggcggaggcggtggcggcggcggcgagggtgGGGGCGGCTCCGGCGGCCGCGAGCCCGACCCGCCCCCGGGGGGCGGTG GGGCCTCGTCGGACCAGATCATGCGGACGGGGGCGATCCTGCTGCGGGG gtttaTCCGGGACCGCGTGGAGCGGTGCGGGGACGCGCAGGCGGTGGCCCTGAGCCAGGCGGAGCTG GGGGGGccgcagccctgcagccctgacACGAAGCACCTGAGCGAGTGCCTGCGCCGCATTGGGGACGAGCTGGACAGCAACACGGAGCTGCAGAG GATGATCGAACAGGTGGGGTGCCATGCCCCCAAGGAGCTCTTCTTCCGCGTGGCTGCAGAGATGTTTGCCGACGGCACCTTCAACTGGGGCCGTGTTGTTGCCCTCTTCTACTTTGCCTGCAAGCTGGTGCTGAAG GCGCTTTGCACCAAGGTCCCTGAGCTGGTCCGGACCATCCTGGGCTGGACCATGGAGTACATGCGGGATCATGTCCTGGCCTGGATCCAGGCCCAGGGAGGATGG GAAGGACTCCTCTCCTACTTTGGCACCCCGACCTGGCAGACCATCACCATCTTCGCTGCCGGTGTCCTCACGGCCTCGCTCACCATCTGGAAGATGTCATAG
- the LOC128138200 gene encoding apoptosis regulator BAX-like isoform X3 codes for MEGREGGGLLETLWGAGAESISCIVRIGSALLRGFVLCLLEQEGGLPRQVPPEELGGEVGEETAVASLRAAALCVWGRLSQDPEMDSLVGALAGCPPLAALAEVSEQLFQDGINWGRVVVFFYFTYRVVRQDSILSYSPPQLSQDPRAVGSPEK; via the exons ATGGAGGGGCGGGAGGGTGGGGGGCTCCTGGAGACCTTGTGGGGAGCAG gcgCTGAGAGCATCTCCTGCATCGTGCGGATTGGGAGCGCCCTGCTCCGGGG GTTTGTCCTCtgcctgctggagcaggagggggGGCTGCCCAGGCAGGTGCCCCCTGAGGAGCTTGGGGGTGAGgtgggggaagagactgctgTGGCCTCGCTGAGGGCGGCTGCCCTCTGTGTCTGGGGCCGCCTGAGTCAGGACCCCGAGATGGAcag CCTGGTGGGGGCCCTGGCTGGCTGCCCACCCCTGGCTGCCCTAGCTGAGGTCTCCGAGCAGCTCTTCCAGGACGGCATCAACTGGGGCCGGGTCGTTGTCTTCTTCTACTTCACCTACCGGGTGGTCCGGCAG GACTCTATCCTCAGCTACAGCCCCCCGCAGCTGAGCCAGGACCCCCGTGCCGTGGGGAGCCCCGAGAAGTAA
- the LOC128138200 gene encoding apoptosis regulator BAX-like isoform X2, whose amino-acid sequence MEGREGGGLLETLWGAGAESISCIVRIGSALLRGFVLCLLEQEGGLPRQVPPEELGGEVGEETAVASLRAAALCVWGRLSQDPEMDSLVGALAGCPPLAALAEVSEQLFQDGINWGRVVVFFYFTYRVVRQALWGDHPLRTIFDWAVSFLQQRLSAWIQQQGGWDSILSYSPPQLSQDPRAVGSPEK is encoded by the exons ATGGAGGGGCGGGAGGGTGGGGGGCTCCTGGAGACCTTGTGGGGAGCAG gcgCTGAGAGCATCTCCTGCATCGTGCGGATTGGGAGCGCCCTGCTCCGGGG GTTTGTCCTCtgcctgctggagcaggagggggGGCTGCCCAGGCAGGTGCCCCCTGAGGAGCTTGGGGGTGAGgtgggggaagagactgctgTGGCCTCGCTGAGGGCGGCTGCCCTCTGTGTCTGGGGCCGCCTGAGTCAGGACCCCGAGATGGAcag CCTGGTGGGGGCCCTGGCTGGCTGCCCACCCCTGGCTGCCCTAGCTGAGGTCTCCGAGCAGCTCTTCCAGGACGGCATCAACTGGGGCCGGGTCGTTGTCTTCTTCTACTTCACCTACCGGGTGGTCCGGCAG GCACTGTGGGGTGACCACCCCCTCCGGACCATCTTCGACTGGGCCGTATCCTTCCTGCAGCAACGCCTCTCCGCCTGGATCCAGCAGCAGGGGGGCTGG GACTCTATCCTCAGCTACAGCCCCCCGCAGCTGAGCCAGGACCCCCGTGCCGTGGGGAGCCCCGAGAAGTAA
- the SLC6A16 gene encoding orphan sodium- and chloride-dependent neurotransmitter transporter NTT5 isoform X3 — MFVALYYNVIIAWSLLYLARSFQHPLPWQSCPSAGPNRTEPECALSSPTTYFWYRQTLDVTPEMGVGGGLQPALVGGLLGAWALVGASLLKGIKSSGKVLYVSTLFPYLVLFCLLVRGLLLEGAPEGVRIMFTPKVSVWGTGQAWRQAATQVFFALGLGFGSVIAYASYGARRSDCHRDAVLVAGLNALTSLLATLVVFAVLGARATRRTQHCLRRNAELVSRALAVGGLPETARPPGNLTALPAPQYSAWLQGLPPALRDALGVTDCRLEEEMNKGVEGPGLAFIVFTETLTLLPAAPLWSTLFFLTLLGLGLGTMLGTAQAVLTPLLDAFPVLRRRRALLTVLCCAGGFVLGLPFAQRSGSYLVAAFDDYVATLPLLAVAACEAVAVAWVYGAERFLAAVWEVTGHRPWQVYGPLWRFGSPGAMVALLGASLGQLALHPPTYQAWDRATATSWRRPYPPWALALTLGLMVVAVLPIPLVALRRMLGPPRDPPGPRDQGEERGEEEEEEEEEEEEEESVADPAPPAAPRAPPDPTSLPGRAGRRPIGGRRGAQLPDWPRCLRRERRPLAVRGGRSRGGALPAPPRVAMGTLGDHVEAGQ; from the exons ATGTTTGTGGCGCTGTACTACAACGTCATCATTGCCTGGAGCCTCCTCTACCTCGCCCGCTCCTTCCAGCAccccctgccctggcagagctgccccagcGCTGGCCCCAATCGCACAG AGCCTGAGTGCGCCCTGAGCTCGCCTACCACCTACTTCTGGTACCGGCAGACACTGGACGTCACCCCTGAGATGGGGGTCGGGGGGGGACTGCAGCCGGCCCTGGtgggggggctcctgggggcCTGGGCGCTGGTGGGGGCCTCCCTGCTCAAGGGCATCAAGTCCTCGGGAAAG GTGCTGTATGTCAGCACCCTCTTCCCCTACCTCGTCCTCTTCTGCCTCCTGGTCCGGGGGCTGCTGCTCGAGGGGGCCCCCGAGGGCGTCCGCATCATGTTCACCCCCAAG GTGTCAGTGTGGGGGACAGGCCAGGCCTGGCGGCAGGCAGCCACGCAGGTCTTCTTCGCGCTGGGGCTGGGCTTCGGCAGTGTCATCGCCTATGCCAGCTACGGCGCGCGCCGCAGCGACTGCCACCGCGACGCCGTGCTGGTGGCTGGCCTCAACGCCCTCACCTCCCTCCTGGCCACCCTCGTTGTCTTCGCTGTCCTGGGTGCCCGCGCCACCCGCCGCACGCAGCACTGCCTCCGCAG GAACGCAGAGCTGGTGTCGCGAGCGCTGGCGGTAGGGGGGCTGCCCGAGACCGCCCGCCCCCCTGGGAACCTCAcggccctgccagccccccagTACAGCGCCTGGCTGcaggggctgcccccagccctgcgggATGCCCTGGGTGTCACCGACTGCcgcctggaggaggagatgaACAAG GGAGTggagggcccgggcctggccttCATCGTCTTCACAGAGACGCTGACGCTACTGCCGGCGGCGCCACTCTGGTCGACCCTCTTCTTCCTcacgctgctggggctggggctgggcaccaTGTTGGGCACCGCCCAGGCTGTCCTCACACCTCTGCTTGATGCCTTCCCTGTCCTGCGCCGCCGCCGTGCTCTGCTCACTG TGCTCTGCTGCGCCGGGGGCTTCGTGCTGGGGCTGCCCTTTGCCCAGCGCTCTGGCAGCTACTTGGTGGCCGCCTTCGATGACTACGTGGCCACACTGCCGCTGCTGGCTGTGGCCGCCTGCGAGGCCGTGGCTGTGGCCTGGGTCTACGGGGCTGAGAG GTTCCTGGCTGCTGTGTGGGAGGTGACGGGCCACCGGCCGTGGCAGGTCTACGGGCCCCTGTGGCGCTTTGGCAGCCCCGGGGCCATGGTGGCCTTGCTGGGGGCCAGCCTGGGCCAGCTGGCCCTGCACCCCCCCACCTACCAGGCTTGGGACCGTGCCACG GCAACGTCGTGGCGGCGGCCTTACCCCCCCTGGGCCCTGGCCCTCACCCTGGGGCTGATGGTGGTGGCCGTGCTGCCCATCCCCCTCGTCGCCCTGCGCCGGATGCTCGGGccaccccgggaccccccagggcCACGGGACCAGGGGGAGGAaaggggcgaggaggaggaggaggaggaggaggaggaagaggaggaggaaagcgtgGCCgacccggccccccccgccgccccccgcgcccccccggaCCCTACCTCGCTGCCCGGACGAGCGGGAAGGCGCCCCATTGGAGGACGGCGAGGAGCTCAGCTTCCCGATTGGCCACGCTGCCTGAGGCGGGAGAGGCGCCCATTGGCGGTGCGGGGGGGGAGGAGCCGCGGAGGGGCGCTTCCCGCTCCGCCCCGCGTTGCCATGGGGACACTCGGCGACCACGTTGAAGCGGGTCAATAA
- the SLC6A16 gene encoding orphan sodium- and chloride-dependent neurotransmitter transporter NTT5 isoform X2: MQKAQPVLGGDAGPLQEEVPPRPAWTSKAQYILAQLGFSVGLGNVWRFPYLCHQNGGGAFLLLYLLLLFLLGIPLLFLELAAGQCLRQGSVGVWRSISPRLAGIGLASCLVCMFVALYYNVIIAWSLLYLARSFQHPLPWQSCPSAGPNRTEPECALSSPTTYFWYRQTLDVTPEMGVGGGLQPALVGGLLGAWALVGASLLKGIKSSGKVSVWGTGQAWRQAATQVFFALGLGFGSVIAYASYGARRSDCHRDAVLVAGLNALTSLLATLVVFAVLGARATRRTQHCLRRNAELVSRALAVGGLPETARPPGNLTALPAPQYSAWLQGLPPALRDALGVTDCRLEEEMNKGVEGPGLAFIVFTETLTLLPAAPLWSTLFFLTLLGLGLGTMLGTAQAVLTPLLDAFPVLRRRRALLTVLCCAGGFVLGLPFAQRSGSYLVAAFDDYVATLPLLAVAACEAVAVAWVYGAERFLAAVWEVTGHRPWQVYGPLWRFGSPGAMVALLGASLGQLALHPPTYQAWDRATATSWRRPYPPWALALTLGLMVVAVLPIPLVALRRMLGPPRDPPGPRDQGEERGEEEEEEEEEEEEEESVADPAPPAAPRAPPDPTSLPGRAGRRPIGGRRGAQLPDWPRCLRRERRPLAVRGGRSRGGALPAPPRVAMGTLGDHVEAGQ; this comes from the exons ATGCAGAAGGCTCAgccggtgctggggggggatgctgggcCCCTCCAGGAGGAggtgcccccccgccccgcctggACCAGTAAAGCCCAGTACATACTGGCCCAGCTGGGCTTCTCCGTGGGCCTGGGCAACGTCTGGCGCTTCCCCTACCTCTGCCACCAGAACGGGGGCG GTGCCTTCCTCCTGCTCtacctgctgctcctcttcctcctgggcatccccctgctcttcCTGGAGCTGGCGGCTGGGCAGTGCCTGCGCCAGGGCAGCGTCGGCGTCTGGAGGAGCATCAGTCCCCGCCTGGCCGGCATTGGGCTGGCCAGCTGCCTG GTGTGCATGTTTGTGGCGCTGTACTACAACGTCATCATTGCCTGGAGCCTCCTCTACCTCGCCCGCTCCTTCCAGCAccccctgccctggcagagctgccccagcGCTGGCCCCAATCGCACAG AGCCTGAGTGCGCCCTGAGCTCGCCTACCACCTACTTCTGGTACCGGCAGACACTGGACGTCACCCCTGAGATGGGGGTCGGGGGGGGACTGCAGCCGGCCCTGGtgggggggctcctgggggcCTGGGCGCTGGTGGGGGCCTCCCTGCTCAAGGGCATCAAGTCCTCGGGAAAG GTGTCAGTGTGGGGGACAGGCCAGGCCTGGCGGCAGGCAGCCACGCAGGTCTTCTTCGCGCTGGGGCTGGGCTTCGGCAGTGTCATCGCCTATGCCAGCTACGGCGCGCGCCGCAGCGACTGCCACCGCGACGCCGTGCTGGTGGCTGGCCTCAACGCCCTCACCTCCCTCCTGGCCACCCTCGTTGTCTTCGCTGTCCTGGGTGCCCGCGCCACCCGCCGCACGCAGCACTGCCTCCGCAG GAACGCAGAGCTGGTGTCGCGAGCGCTGGCGGTAGGGGGGCTGCCCGAGACCGCCCGCCCCCCTGGGAACCTCAcggccctgccagccccccagTACAGCGCCTGGCTGcaggggctgcccccagccctgcgggATGCCCTGGGTGTCACCGACTGCcgcctggaggaggagatgaACAAG GGAGTggagggcccgggcctggccttCATCGTCTTCACAGAGACGCTGACGCTACTGCCGGCGGCGCCACTCTGGTCGACCCTCTTCTTCCTcacgctgctggggctggggctgggcaccaTGTTGGGCACCGCCCAGGCTGTCCTCACACCTCTGCTTGATGCCTTCCCTGTCCTGCGCCGCCGCCGTGCTCTGCTCACTG TGCTCTGCTGCGCCGGGGGCTTCGTGCTGGGGCTGCCCTTTGCCCAGCGCTCTGGCAGCTACTTGGTGGCCGCCTTCGATGACTACGTGGCCACACTGCCGCTGCTGGCTGTGGCCGCCTGCGAGGCCGTGGCTGTGGCCTGGGTCTACGGGGCTGAGAG GTTCCTGGCTGCTGTGTGGGAGGTGACGGGCCACCGGCCGTGGCAGGTCTACGGGCCCCTGTGGCGCTTTGGCAGCCCCGGGGCCATGGTGGCCTTGCTGGGGGCCAGCCTGGGCCAGCTGGCCCTGCACCCCCCCACCTACCAGGCTTGGGACCGTGCCACG GCAACGTCGTGGCGGCGGCCTTACCCCCCCTGGGCCCTGGCCCTCACCCTGGGGCTGATGGTGGTGGCCGTGCTGCCCATCCCCCTCGTCGCCCTGCGCCGGATGCTCGGGccaccccgggaccccccagggcCACGGGACCAGGGGGAGGAaaggggcgaggaggaggaggaggaggaggaggaggaagaggaggaggaaagcgtgGCCgacccggccccccccgccgccccccgcgcccccccggaCCCTACCTCGCTGCCCGGACGAGCGGGAAGGCGCCCCATTGGAGGACGGCGAGGAGCTCAGCTTCCCGATTGGCCACGCTGCCTGAGGCGGGAGAGGCGCCCATTGGCGGTGCGGGGGGGGAGGAGCCGCGGAGGGGCGCTTCCCGCTCCGCCCCGCGTTGCCATGGGGACACTCGGCGACCACGTTGAAGCGGGTCAATAA
- the LOC128138200 gene encoding apoptosis regulator BAX-like isoform X1, translating to MEGREGGGLLETLWGAGAESISCIVRIGSALLRGFVLCLLEQEGGLPRQVPPEELGGEVGEETAVASLRAAALCVWGRLSQDPEMDSLVGALAGCPPLAALAEVSEQLFQDGINWGRVVVFFYFTYRVVRQVPGCLGSLGSHGWWRGSPTPGRLGPHRHCGVTTPSGPSSTGPYPSCSNASPPGSSSRGAGTLSSATAPRS from the exons ATGGAGGGGCGGGAGGGTGGGGGGCTCCTGGAGACCTTGTGGGGAGCAG gcgCTGAGAGCATCTCCTGCATCGTGCGGATTGGGAGCGCCCTGCTCCGGGG GTTTGTCCTCtgcctgctggagcaggagggggGGCTGCCCAGGCAGGTGCCCCCTGAGGAGCTTGGGGGTGAGgtgggggaagagactgctgTGGCCTCGCTGAGGGCGGCTGCCCTCTGTGTCTGGGGCCGCCTGAGTCAGGACCCCGAGATGGAcag CCTGGTGGGGGCCCTGGCTGGCTGCCCACCCCTGGCTGCCCTAGCTGAGGTCTCCGAGCAGCTCTTCCAGGACGGCATCAACTGGGGCCGGGTCGTTGTCTTCTTCTACTTCACCTACCGGGTGGTCCGGCAG GTCCCTGGATGCCTGGGTTCTCTGGGCAGCCATGGGTGGTGGAGGGGGAGTCCAacacccggacgcctgggtccccacAGGCACTGTGGGGTGACCACCCCCTCCGGACCATCTTCGACTGGGCCGTATCCTTCCTGCAGCAACGCCTCTCCGCCTGGATCCAGCAGCAGGGGGGCTGG GACTCTATCCTCAGCTACAGCCCCCCGCAGCTGA
- the SLC6A16 gene encoding orphan sodium- and chloride-dependent neurotransmitter transporter NTT5 isoform X1, with translation MQKAQPVLGGDAGPLQEEVPPRPAWTSKAQYILAQLGFSVGLGNVWRFPYLCHQNGGGAFLLLYLLLLFLLGIPLLFLELAAGQCLRQGSVGVWRSISPRLAGIGLASCLVCMFVALYYNVIIAWSLLYLARSFQHPLPWQSCPSAGPNRTEPECALSSPTTYFWYRQTLDVTPEMGVGGGLQPALVGGLLGAWALVGASLLKGIKSSGKVLYVSTLFPYLVLFCLLVRGLLLEGAPEGVRIMFTPKVSVWGTGQAWRQAATQVFFALGLGFGSVIAYASYGARRSDCHRDAVLVAGLNALTSLLATLVVFAVLGARATRRTQHCLRRNAELVSRALAVGGLPETARPPGNLTALPAPQYSAWLQGLPPALRDALGVTDCRLEEEMNKGVEGPGLAFIVFTETLTLLPAAPLWSTLFFLTLLGLGLGTMLGTAQAVLTPLLDAFPVLRRRRALLTVLCCAGGFVLGLPFAQRSGSYLVAAFDDYVATLPLLAVAACEAVAVAWVYGAERFLAAVWEVTGHRPWQVYGPLWRFGSPGAMVALLGASLGQLALHPPTYQAWDRATATSWRRPYPPWALALTLGLMVVAVLPIPLVALRRMLGPPRDPPGPRDQGEERGEEEEEEEEEEEEEESVADPAPPAAPRAPPDPTSLPGRAGRRPIGGRRGAQLPDWPRCLRRERRPLAVRGGRSRGGALPAPPRVAMGTLGDHVEAGQ, from the exons ATGCAGAAGGCTCAgccggtgctggggggggatgctgggcCCCTCCAGGAGGAggtgcccccccgccccgcctggACCAGTAAAGCCCAGTACATACTGGCCCAGCTGGGCTTCTCCGTGGGCCTGGGCAACGTCTGGCGCTTCCCCTACCTCTGCCACCAGAACGGGGGCG GTGCCTTCCTCCTGCTCtacctgctgctcctcttcctcctgggcatccccctgctcttcCTGGAGCTGGCGGCTGGGCAGTGCCTGCGCCAGGGCAGCGTCGGCGTCTGGAGGAGCATCAGTCCCCGCCTGGCCGGCATTGGGCTGGCCAGCTGCCTG GTGTGCATGTTTGTGGCGCTGTACTACAACGTCATCATTGCCTGGAGCCTCCTCTACCTCGCCCGCTCCTTCCAGCAccccctgccctggcagagctgccccagcGCTGGCCCCAATCGCACAG AGCCTGAGTGCGCCCTGAGCTCGCCTACCACCTACTTCTGGTACCGGCAGACACTGGACGTCACCCCTGAGATGGGGGTCGGGGGGGGACTGCAGCCGGCCCTGGtgggggggctcctgggggcCTGGGCGCTGGTGGGGGCCTCCCTGCTCAAGGGCATCAAGTCCTCGGGAAAG GTGCTGTATGTCAGCACCCTCTTCCCCTACCTCGTCCTCTTCTGCCTCCTGGTCCGGGGGCTGCTGCTCGAGGGGGCCCCCGAGGGCGTCCGCATCATGTTCACCCCCAAG GTGTCAGTGTGGGGGACAGGCCAGGCCTGGCGGCAGGCAGCCACGCAGGTCTTCTTCGCGCTGGGGCTGGGCTTCGGCAGTGTCATCGCCTATGCCAGCTACGGCGCGCGCCGCAGCGACTGCCACCGCGACGCCGTGCTGGTGGCTGGCCTCAACGCCCTCACCTCCCTCCTGGCCACCCTCGTTGTCTTCGCTGTCCTGGGTGCCCGCGCCACCCGCCGCACGCAGCACTGCCTCCGCAG GAACGCAGAGCTGGTGTCGCGAGCGCTGGCGGTAGGGGGGCTGCCCGAGACCGCCCGCCCCCCTGGGAACCTCAcggccctgccagccccccagTACAGCGCCTGGCTGcaggggctgcccccagccctgcgggATGCCCTGGGTGTCACCGACTGCcgcctggaggaggagatgaACAAG GGAGTggagggcccgggcctggccttCATCGTCTTCACAGAGACGCTGACGCTACTGCCGGCGGCGCCACTCTGGTCGACCCTCTTCTTCCTcacgctgctggggctggggctgggcaccaTGTTGGGCACCGCCCAGGCTGTCCTCACACCTCTGCTTGATGCCTTCCCTGTCCTGCGCCGCCGCCGTGCTCTGCTCACTG TGCTCTGCTGCGCCGGGGGCTTCGTGCTGGGGCTGCCCTTTGCCCAGCGCTCTGGCAGCTACTTGGTGGCCGCCTTCGATGACTACGTGGCCACACTGCCGCTGCTGGCTGTGGCCGCCTGCGAGGCCGTGGCTGTGGCCTGGGTCTACGGGGCTGAGAG GTTCCTGGCTGCTGTGTGGGAGGTGACGGGCCACCGGCCGTGGCAGGTCTACGGGCCCCTGTGGCGCTTTGGCAGCCCCGGGGCCATGGTGGCCTTGCTGGGGGCCAGCCTGGGCCAGCTGGCCCTGCACCCCCCCACCTACCAGGCTTGGGACCGTGCCACG GCAACGTCGTGGCGGCGGCCTTACCCCCCCTGGGCCCTGGCCCTCACCCTGGGGCTGATGGTGGTGGCCGTGCTGCCCATCCCCCTCGTCGCCCTGCGCCGGATGCTCGGGccaccccgggaccccccagggcCACGGGACCAGGGGGAGGAaaggggcgaggaggaggaggaggaggaggaggaggaagaggaggaggaaagcgtgGCCgacccggccccccccgccgccccccgcgcccccccggaCCCTACCTCGCTGCCCGGACGAGCGGGAAGGCGCCCCATTGGAGGACGGCGAGGAGCTCAGCTTCCCGATTGGCCACGCTGCCTGAGGCGGGAGAGGCGCCCATTGGCGGTGCGGGGGGGGAGGAGCCGCGGAGGGGCGCTTCCCGCTCCGCCCCGCGTTGCCATGGGGACACTCGGCGACCACGTTGAAGCGGGTCAATAA